One genomic segment of Paraburkholderia caffeinilytica includes these proteins:
- a CDS encoding CoA pyrophosphatase gives MIRPAFEPETLPVEATGADLSPVVAGRLTPDGLRARFEQRLSWTPEPIIEAPWRDTHVDPRVAAVLVPLVVRDNGLTVLLTQRADHLNDHAGQVSFPGGRHEPFDADATATALREAQEEVGLDPSRVEVLGALPDYLTGTGFRVTPVIGLVHPPFTLKADAFEVAEVFEVPLAFLMDPAHHEERVFRYEGGERRFFAMPYPRAASAQAADREGQVGGHYFIWGATAAMLRNFYRFLAA, from the coding sequence TTGATCCGCCCCGCCTTTGAGCCCGAAACTCTGCCTGTCGAAGCGACGGGTGCCGATCTGTCACCGGTGGTTGCCGGACGCCTGACGCCGGACGGTCTGCGTGCGCGCTTCGAGCAGCGTTTGAGTTGGACGCCTGAGCCGATTATCGAAGCGCCCTGGCGCGATACGCACGTCGATCCGCGGGTTGCCGCCGTGCTGGTGCCATTGGTCGTGCGCGACAACGGCCTGACTGTGCTGCTGACTCAACGTGCCGATCATCTGAACGACCACGCCGGCCAGGTGAGCTTTCCCGGCGGCCGTCATGAACCGTTCGACGCGGATGCGACCGCTACGGCATTGCGCGAGGCGCAGGAAGAGGTCGGCCTCGATCCGTCGCGCGTTGAGGTTCTCGGTGCGTTGCCCGACTATCTGACGGGCACCGGTTTTCGTGTCACGCCCGTGATCGGTTTGGTGCATCCGCCATTCACATTGAAAGCGGATGCATTCGAAGTAGCCGAAGTCTTCGAAGTGCCGCTTGCTTTTCTGATGGACCCCGCGCATCACGAAGAGCGCGTGTTTCGTTACGAAGGCGGCGAGCGCCGTTTCTTCGCGATGCCCTATCCGCGGGCCGCGTCGGCGCAAGCGGCAGATCGCGAGGGGCAGGTGGGCGGTCACTATTTCATCTGGGGCGCGACGGCGGCGATGCTGCGCAACTTCTATCGCTTTCTCGCGGCTTGA
- the rsgA gene encoding ribosome small subunit-dependent GTPase A gives MSGRSPKAPRALSSARVGGLVIAAHGRHYLVAPEDGSPMLQCFPRGKRSEVAVGDRVIYEPTSADQGVIVEIGERRNLLYRSDQYKSKLFAANLDQLLIVLATEPHFSEDLLGRALVAAEANELKPLIVLNKIDVTGALAGARKRLESYRALGYTVVEVSIKTQPDAARAALIEHLQGHSTLLLGQSGMGKSTLVNLLIPNAEVATREISTALNSGRHTTTFTRLYPLPGADGGALIDSPGFQEFGLHHLTEGRLERAFPEFRPLLPNCRFYNCHHLQEPGCAILEAVADGGVRRERHALYAQLVHEASQIVR, from the coding sequence ATGAGCGGCCGCTCCCCGAAGGCGCCGCGCGCGCTGTCGAGCGCGCGCGTAGGCGGCCTGGTGATCGCCGCCCATGGGCGGCACTACCTGGTCGCGCCGGAAGACGGCAGCCCGATGCTTCAGTGCTTCCCGCGCGGCAAGCGCAGCGAAGTGGCGGTCGGTGATCGCGTCATCTACGAACCGACTTCGGCGGATCAGGGCGTGATCGTCGAGATCGGCGAGCGGCGCAATCTGCTATATCGCTCGGATCAGTACAAGTCGAAACTCTTTGCCGCGAACCTCGATCAGTTACTGATCGTGCTCGCCACCGAACCGCATTTCAGCGAAGACCTGCTCGGCCGCGCGCTGGTCGCCGCCGAGGCAAACGAGCTGAAACCGCTGATCGTGCTGAACAAGATCGACGTGACCGGCGCGCTGGCAGGTGCGCGCAAACGGCTCGAATCGTATCGCGCGCTCGGCTACACCGTGGTCGAAGTGTCGATCAAGACGCAGCCTGACGCCGCGCGTGCCGCTCTGATCGAGCATCTGCAAGGTCATTCGACGCTGCTGCTCGGCCAGTCGGGCATGGGGAAGTCGACGTTGGTCAATCTGCTGATTCCGAATGCCGAGGTCGCGACGCGCGAGATCTCGACCGCGTTGAACAGCGGCCGGCATACCACCACGTTCACGCGGCTCTACCCTTTGCCTGGTGCCGACGGCGGCGCGTTGATCGATTCGCCGGGCTTCCAGGAATTCGGCCTGCATCACCTGACCGAAGGCCGGCTCGAACGCGCGTTCCCCGAGTTCCGGCCGTTGCTGCCGAACTGCCGCTTCTACAACTGTCATCACTTGCAGGAGCCGGGCTGCGCGATTCTCGAAGCGGTCGCCGACGGCGGCGTCCGGCGCGAACGGCATGCCCTGTATGCGCAACTGGTGCACGAGGCCAGCCAGATCGTGCGCTGA
- a CDS encoding DUF2007 domain-containing protein: MKLMRAPNLIIGQHWVNVLETAGIACELHNRYLNGALGDIPADQCAPELWLVDERDEAMARRLIDAASHGPPAGAPSWQCRQCGETLEAQFTVCWQCGTARDPRDG, translated from the coding sequence ATGAAATTGATGCGCGCGCCGAATCTGATCATCGGACAGCATTGGGTCAATGTGCTGGAGACGGCGGGCATCGCTTGCGAGTTGCATAACCGCTATCTGAACGGCGCGCTCGGGGACATTCCGGCGGATCAGTGCGCGCCGGAGCTGTGGCTTGTGGATGAGCGCGACGAAGCGATGGCACGGCGCCTGATCGATGCGGCGTCGCACGGACCACCGGCGGGCGCGCCTTCGTGGCAATGCCGCCAGTGCGGGGAGACGCTCGAGGCACAGTTCACGGTGTGCTGGCAGTGTGGAACGGCGCGGGATCCGAGGGATGGGTGA
- the rplS gene encoding 50S ribosomal protein L19: MNLIAILEQEEIGRALGEKTIPEFAPGDTVIVSVNVVEGTRKRVQAYEGVVIAKRNRGLNSSFIVRKISSGEGVERTFQTYSPLLASIVVKRRGDVRRAKLYYLRDRSGKSARIKEKLVAKKDRAAPEA, translated from the coding sequence ATGAATCTGATTGCAATACTCGAGCAGGAAGAAATCGGCCGCGCCCTCGGCGAGAAGACCATCCCCGAATTCGCCCCCGGCGATACGGTGATCGTCAGCGTGAACGTGGTTGAAGGTACGCGTAAGCGTGTCCAGGCTTACGAAGGCGTCGTGATCGCCAAACGTAACCGTGGTCTGAATTCGTCGTTCATCGTCCGCAAGATTTCGTCGGGCGAAGGCGTCGAGCGTACGTTCCAGACGTATTCGCCGCTGCTGGCAAGCATCGTCGTGAAGCGTCGTGGCGATGTGCGTCGTGCGAAGCTGTACTACCTGCGCGACCGTTCGGGCAAGTCGGCCCGGATCAAGGAAAAGCTGGTCGCGAAGAAAGACCGCGCTGCTCCGGAAGCGTAA
- a CDS encoding CobD/CbiB family protein has protein sequence MTFFSVLLALIIEQVRALSLNNPAAALLQYHAESAAHGFDAGKPKHGLLAWLVVVVPWTLAVALIYYVLYHIHFALAFLWNVAVLYFTLGFRQFSHYFTDIHLALNNDDVPRAREILNEWTGLDTVDMPVSEIVRHTLIHAVVASHRHVFGVFFWFLIPVGPAGAVLYRIAEYLSRAWALPADDRTAAFSSFAQRAFFVIDWVPARLTSLGFAIVGNFEDAIYAWRNHARQWPDANDGVLLAAGSGALGARLSGPLAEPSSLDALATGDGGPMQVGDDCTPRTLQSAVGLVWRAVVLWMILLLMLTIAVWLA, from the coding sequence ATGACTTTTTTCTCCGTATTGCTGGCTCTGATTATCGAACAGGTCCGCGCGCTGTCGCTGAACAATCCGGCGGCGGCATTGCTTCAATACCATGCGGAGTCGGCGGCGCACGGATTCGATGCCGGCAAGCCGAAGCACGGCCTGCTTGCGTGGCTCGTGGTGGTGGTGCCCTGGACGCTGGCCGTCGCGCTCATCTATTACGTGCTGTATCACATTCACTTCGCGCTGGCGTTCCTGTGGAACGTCGCGGTGCTGTACTTCACGCTTGGTTTCCGGCAGTTCAGTCATTACTTCACCGATATCCACCTCGCGTTGAATAACGACGACGTGCCGCGCGCGCGTGAAATCCTGAATGAATGGACCGGACTCGACACCGTCGACATGCCCGTCAGCGAGATCGTGCGTCATACGCTGATTCACGCGGTGGTGGCCTCGCATCGGCATGTGTTCGGGGTGTTCTTCTGGTTTCTGATTCCGGTCGGGCCGGCGGGCGCGGTGCTGTATCGGATTGCCGAATATCTGTCGCGTGCATGGGCCTTGCCGGCCGACGATCGCACCGCGGCGTTTTCGAGCTTCGCGCAGCGCGCCTTCTTCGTGATCGACTGGGTGCCGGCACGGCTCACGTCTCTGGGCTTCGCGATTGTCGGTAATTTCGAAGACGCGATTTATGCATGGCGCAACCATGCGCGTCAGTGGCCGGATGCGAACGACGGCGTGTTGCTGGCCGCAGGCAGCGGGGCGCTCGGTGCGCGTCTGAGTGGGCCGCTCGCGGAGCCGTCGAGTCTCGACGCCCTCGCCACCGGCGACGGCGGCCCGATGCAGGTCGGTGACGACTGCACGCCACGCACGCTGCAATCGGCGGTGGGCCTGGTGTGGCGCGCGGTGGTGCTGTGGATGATCCTGCTGTTGATGCTGACGATCGCGGTGTGGCTTGCCTGA